ACCAAAgtagcccaaaaaaaattgtactgaGTAATTAAAGTCAAAGAGAGATAATGAAGGTACCAAAATAGTCTAAACCATGTTAATAACTACAATATCCTAGACTAAGCATTTGTAATAGTCCATGCAGGTGTTCACGCAATGTAATTTCTACacaaaatctcaaaaatgaagaaatttaaTGCTAGTAGTAAGAATTTGTTTTGATGTTTTCACTTTTTGGCTTCAAAGTTTTATTTTGATGTAAGTGCCAACAAATAGACCCAtgttagaaaattagaaatattgttgttgcattttcttttctcaaccATTTTCCTAATAAATTCCAAGTTCCAACTTTCAACTGCCtgataataatttgattttttttcccctccgcCTGTggctatttttaattttttacctGGTTTAGTTAAGTATCCTTTATATATTGTTTATTTGGCATCAACTTATAAtctcaatttttaatttctagcttttttgtataactttttaaaacttcatgtttttgtatttcattttttcaaaatatgagtATATTTTTTAGCACACTCTCCACCAAAAACTAAATAAGCTATTTCAAACCGACATATAATCCTTCTATAACATCCACAATATCctcctttttggttttttcgTTGTAGTTAGTTAAGTTTGGTGCACCTTTCAAAGGATCTACCTTTACCCAATTAGGCAATTATCCCGAAGTTGAAAAGAAATAACTATAAAACTGTAATCAACATGTCTTAAAACAGACGATTAACTTATGTCATCAAAATCATTATGAGTTTCACAGTAAACTGGTCATGTTATAGGACAAACCCAAAcacaaaagaggaaaaaacaaaaaataaaagaaaaagaaaaaaggtattacaaagaaattgaaatccaaaaaatatgtttaCCTGCTATTTGAATGGATCGTGGAAGATTTTTATGTAATAGAGTTGGGCCAAGCAGTGTAGCGTActatatttgtttttagtttcgGGATTCAACTTTAGGCCCATATCAACTCAAAATGGGCTGATATCAGACTAGCCCAGCCCAATTTACACGGTCCCCCACAAAGTCTGATCGAGACCCACGCACATAATCTAACGTCGTTAAAATGAACtttagcccaatccaaacgtATTTTGcgatttaaatttttagaacttcATGAATCATGATGGCAATAACAACAATAAGAGAACCCTTAACTCTGTAAATTGTTTTGTACTAAAGACATATAGGTTTGTCTTTAAGAAGTGGgttccaattaactcaattaataaagtctctgatggttgaataagagatttgagatttaatCCCGTCACACAAAAAACCAGTTGgtatcttggtttgatgatataaaactattattagAACTTCATGAATCATGATGGCAATAACAACAATAAGAGAACCCTTAACTCTGTAAATTGTTTTGTACTAAAGACATATAGGTTTGTCTTTAAGAAGTGGgttccaattaactcaattaataaaatctctgatggttgaataagagatttgagatttaatCCCGTCACACCAAAAACCAGTTGgtatcttggtttgatgatataaaactattattagaagcgaatgtcataggttgaaactctctctaaaaacaaaAGGTCCATCTTTAAGAAAATTTGCTATTGGTCTTACAAAAGGACAAAATTTCTCTTTAAACCTTTCAAACTCttactaaaaaattaacataactacatattttgaaaatttaaccattgGATTGTATACTCTCTATGTTATTAACTcgcatatcaaatttcgttcaaataagatgttatttattattcgatcaataaacttattttttatttataatttaagattacaaaaacttaaaatttaaacatttgattaatcACAAAGTTATTAgtcttttatctttttgaaaaaacaatcTTACTGTGGATTTGTTATTTAAATCTTAACttcttatttaatatatttatatggaaAAATCCAACCAACAAATAAATATCCAAAattttgtcactcgtgacaaattAAACTCtgacattttaattttatcattttaaacctttaattttataatctataacAATTTAATCAATCATTCCttccatatttatttttaaaaaccatAATGAAACAACCTATCTAACTGGAAGAATATTCATGGGTGTCTAAAAACTCCAAATAACACGATTTTTTTATGGGAGATTTGTCTTTTTCTCCGCACTATAGAGGGAAAATCTGAGGGAGGGTAGAACATGGatacaataaaaagaaataacaataTGGAtagtaaagataaaaaattaatatagtaGCATAAGCAAACTAAATGTGTGTATCAAATTCACCAACCTGACAAAAATGATCTAACCCAACATAACCCAAGGctttgggttggtttttgtgAGTTGGGTTggcttgaaatttttattttaagtcttGAGTTTGGTTGGATTTGGGATGATAGTTTTTCAATTCATCTAATCCAACCCAATACACCatgtatataaatttaatttattgcCTTATTTTAATATCTAagtttgattaattttggtattttaagaattagttttgatgaatttgagAATTTGGAATACAATTTAACCATATTATACAAGTTGTaatattctattaaaaaatgtgtttaaataagtaatgaaaaaaactcaaattttttacaatacaTCAAACATGTACGCACAAACCCACTCAATCCAATAGGTTGGTTTCTACATAAGTGATAGGTTGGTTTGAAAAAATTCTCCAACCCAACCTATGAAGACCCGAAAGTCGAACAATGATGTTTGTGTTTTAGGGgttctaataaaaattttccttcaatcTATAGGTTGATTTGTTAAtgattttaggaaaaatatatatgggtGAAGGGGTTAAATTGTTAAGACATATAAAGTCTACACTTTAAAATGgcaaaaaatttgggtttgattttagGGATGACAAAAACTTTACTTACCATGATTCACCTTGTCTTGTTCTGTTTTTTTCATCTCGAAAAGGTGATGAGGTAGGATAGGTTTTGCTCGCCTTATCCTGACTTAACCTACCTTGCCCCGCCCCAAATGGATAATACATATTTTATCTAACATATACTTTACTTATTTATTCATataatattgtaatttttgattatatatatttcatagttataatatatattttattactatttatttatttttgattccTAGGTTGCAAGAGACCAAATTTTATTACTATCTTTAATTGTTTATacttatttcttttatatatatatattttctgtttacatttcatttttatctcATTAATATTAATCCAACTCGTCTCGAATTCAATGCACCAAGCTACCTAcactgtcattttttttttggggttaaagtCTAGACTCCAAACACATATGAAGTCAAACTCTTcactattttttacttttcaattttcaactcgTACTGACTCTTTTCCTTCAGTTGCTTCTCTATCAATTGTttctcaccaaaaaagaaaagaagagaaaaaacttCTCTATCAACCgcctaaaaactaaaatattaaaaaaagaaaaagaaaaccccaAAACGTTGAAAGTTGGTTGCCAGATTTCAATTCAACAAagcaaaaccaccaccaccaacaaacGGCCAAACCAAACGTGTACAAACCAAAACCCCCCAGTCCCACACACACGCACACTCCTTTTCCCCCAAATTCTCACTTCTCCAACATTTCTTCTTCTGCGTTTTAGTGCTTATCCCACAGCCAGATCTGCCATCGAGATACCTCACCATGTGGCGCTCTCTCTGGCGATCCATCGATCGCTTTTCGCTCCAACACTTCAAGTAAGTTCCtaatagttttcaaattttcgTTTCGTGCTATGAATTTTAATCTCCTAGAAATTCCATTCACATCACATGCAATAGATTTACGATTTAACTAATTGATTCCGAAACTCATTAGgttttattagaaaatttaagcTTTAGAACCATGATCAGCTTAATTATCAATGTACTTAATAGTATTTTCTGTGTTAATAAGCAAATTAGCATTAGATTTCTAACTTATGACTTCTGCACCTGACTGATAAGAgctttttatcattaaaccaaTATACCAATTAGATTTTGGTATAGGCGATGATTGAaactcagatctcttatttgatgataagagactttaccaattgaactaattGGAATCCACTCTAAGTTGATATCAAGGAAGAAATAGAATGGTTAACTatttaggcaaaaatgcaaaatccaCCGGCTATGATTcaccaaaattcatttcagttctctattttcaagtttattcaattaaggtttttacatcaacttttgttatatgttatggttaattttccaaatttctaaattaaaaaaaattcaattaatgattgaaaaatatttttccattttttttttcaaaaaattgtaacaaatgTTGCAGAAAggctttaattgaataaatttgaaacttagaaaaCTGAAATGGACGAAAGCGAAGTTAGAgaattgaaatgaattttgaagAAACTTAGAGGGTGAGTTTTGTATTGTAGCCAATTATTTATGTTCGGGCGTCGTGTATGATTCATTTAAGTGGTTTAGTTTAGGGCTTTTAAAAGCTTCAAGAAAAGGTCTATGATATATTGATATCACTTTAGGTTAGTTTgcattttttaagaaagaaatttcacttggTAAAGAAGTTTCTTTtcaatgttattatttttttaatgattgtcgttgttgttgttgttgttgttgttttcggGTACTATTACTAAGAGCTTTTTTGATCTTGTTGTGGATATAGATATGTAATCAATGAACTGCGAGGGATCAAAGTTGTACATAAGCATAACAGGGTAATTCAGttgaatttataatttcatttgatAATATGATATAACATGcgaaaattctttttttgtattaacTTGTCTTCACTCGATCTGTTCAATCCAGGAATTGGTAATAGATTTACTGCAGTCTATAGTTGAGATAGTCACGTATGGCGATAGACAAGATCCGATGATATTCGAGTATGAATTAATAATGATTCAGCTTTCTCTACGAGGTTATGGTTCTGAGTATCTCAACAATGTTGTAATAGCTACTTTTAAAATATTGCAGATGTTTCATGGAATACCAAGTTTTAGCCGAATTTGTTCGTGTGCTAAAAATTGGCAAAAATGCAAGGATCGAGGCACCATTACTACAGTACCTAAGCATAATGATTCAAAATATGGATAGTGAGCATGCAATATGTAAGACCTTAGGTTCTATCCttatctctccttttttttcctgtcCATAATCATGGATTTGGGCTTTTGAGAGGAGGATTATCAAAGCTATGATCAGGCtgaaaggcttttttttttccttcgtaAACAATGAGCCTGAAGCTTTTATTCCCCTTTTCTTCTCTTATCAAATGTTTATGTTGGCTTGTCCTGTGACTACTGCTAATACAAATTTGTGATGCATTTTGTGGTTGCATGATGCAGATTACTGTTTAAGCAATGATTACATTAATAGCATCATAGAACATCAGTACGAATTTGATGGGGGAGATCTAGCTCCATATTATGtatcatttttaaggttttaatcctctctctctctctcgttctaACTGAATTTTGGTAAAATACTCGAGCTGCTTTACATTTAATCCCTTTTCTTGCTGTGGTAATTTGTTTCAAATTGTTGAACAAGGAATGTTAACTTTTCTTCACTACTTTCCTGACCTTGTTGGTTCTTTCTTGAATCAGGGCAGTGAGCAGCAAAATAAACAGAGACACACTTTGCCTTCTTGTGAAGGTTCATGGGGTATGTTAAAGCTCATGCTTTGTTAGATATACTGTAATTACGGTTATGTATCATTTGCCTACTAAGGCCATGGCATATGCATTTTGGCATGAAAGGTTGTATGTTAAATCTTATCCTAAATATGGTTTTGTGATGGATGAGAAAATGCAATTATAGGGATTAAGGCATTTGATTATTATAATTTCaagtctagaaaaaaaaaaggactttgGTTTGAGGCCATGTTGGGTAAAGTTTGTTAGGCTAGAACATGAACTTAGTGGTGTGCCATGTGTTCCCCATTTCTATTTCTTGCGCAGACATTCATTACCTTTTTTCTTTAGAGGCACATGATGCCATTCATAGGTTAAAGGCACATTATGCTTAATTATTATCTTTTAGGCCAggctaaatttttttcccctaatttATGGGAGGATGAAAATCACCACATTCAATCACCACATTCAATAATAAATTGGCATGTTCTACCTCCACATGTTTGCGGTTTCTCTGTTGAATTAACTCAAAGAAGAAGTACAGGTTTTGACACGAGAACTGAATTATACAGTATCACAATTATTTGATCAGGAGTCTGAATTATATTTGTTATGTGTCTGTCACTGTTCTTGCATGCATGCCTCAAATGCCATTGCTCTCTTTATATgtatttggtttggtttttcttttcttttcttttctttttcccttcatttattttggaatCATGTCTCTCCAATTGCAGGATGCTGTAGTCTCATTTCCCCTGTATAATGAAGCTCTTAAGTTTGCTCGGCATGGGGAAAAGATGATTCAGACAGCTGTACGTGCATTAACTCTCAACATATACAATGGTATTGTGTCATTATCTTTTTCCATCTTCTCCAAGTAGAAGATATACGCCAAATATTGGATATAAGATACATTTGTGATATCTTGCAACAGTATCATTTTGATTATGCAGTGAGCGATGATATGGTCTATCAATTTATAACAACTCCTCCAGTCTCCAATTACTTCTCAGACTTGGTTTGTAGATTGAAGGAGCAATGCGTTCATCTAGACACCCTTCTACATTCTAAAGAGTATGTTTCTCAAATTTTAAGATAAATCTAGTCATTTGGTAAATTATAGTTTGGCATGTTTAAGTAtctatttaaggaaaaaaaattgcttgTCATTTATGCAGGGAAACATCCACTCGTGAGAGGAGAAATGAACTAGTTCTAGAAACTGATAAAATTGTAGATGATATTTACTACTTGAAAGACATACTAAGTGTCGGCGAGTATCGTTTGAATAGATTAATCTCACAAAATCTTTTCAGCTTGCTTGTTTTTCCTACATTGCTTCCATTACTGCAGTTAAGGCAGAATGATGTGAGATATCTTCCCCTTAACTCTTTCTCTCCGTATGATTTTTATGTATGATGTGTTCATTCAAcactattttttgtattttctctaGGGTTCAAATATATCATCAGTCACTTCTCTGTACATAGTTTCTCGTCTTCTTCAAGTTGTCGATGGAAAAAGCATGGTAAATGCTGTGGCTGGTGTTATTCTATATCCTTATATGACCTTAAGTGTGGGAGATGCTATGAAAGGGGACACAGTTGATGGCGTTTGTAATGCTAGTTCATTTCTAGACCATTTGAATGATATGGAAAAGAGGGTATGCTCTGGTCCCGAGTCTGAAGGAGCAGAAAACATCAAAAGAAACAATTTGTTTGGGCATTTGGCAGAGTACTTATCATCTAATTCTCAATTGATAAGTGGCCTTCAGAATGATGACTGTGTAGAAAGGTGGGTCCGTGATGAAAACTGATCTTTTACATTCAAGTAATCAAGCTCATATTCTTTGGAACTTTTAAAAGAGAACACCCTTATTTCACTGTTTCATTTTTTCCCCTGttctttccttattttattCCTGTGATACTCTTggattaataatatttaactaataTTGTAGGAAATAAAAATCGATgaaattaattgattatttCTCAAAATAGGATGAATGTCTCTGACATATAGGTTATGGTTGCTGTTCAAAATTTGAATCTTAGCATGATTCCATCATTAGTTACTTTGGAAGATAATTCATTGCAAGTGCTAAACTTTTTTCCACCCAAAAGGTAGAATAATAGTTTTGTCATGGAGGTTTGCTGATTTTATTTGTATGCTGATTTCCTTTCCAAAATATTTAACTAAAGGATGATGGTAAAGTTCATCTAGTGAGCAATGCAGTGATATCAAGGTCATACTTATCTCTGATTGCAAAGCTCTTGAGAGCAATGCAATGTTAAGTGTTGAGCATAGCAAGTTAGTTGCTGTATGACcactttttttgtgtgtgaataGTTCCTCCCACTTCTGTGGCCCATATCTTCCATTGTATTATTTTGGTGTTAGTTTAGGGAGACTTTTAAGCTACTCAGGTAATTGAGTTTGACATCTGTGGCAAATAGCATCATGGGCTATGTTTGACATCTGGATGAAGAGCCTTTCATGCTAAGTTTGTTTTCCTTATTGTAGGAATGGTGAGAACTACcatgtatatttatattatttatgaaaGTTTTAACTGTTGCAGGGGTGGGGTACTTGCACATATTTTTGCCGACAATAATCACAGTCTGCTGCTAGCATCTCTATTTTTATTGCTCATTTTAGCAGAAAGTAAAGGTATCCATTTATTACTTTGGAATGTGTAGTGTATTTGGCTTTctctcttttactttttcatctttgtgctgttcatttgtttgtttgtttgtttcataTGTGTGTTCCGTGTATGTGCAGATCTTGATTATTTGCTAGCTTCAATGATTGGGTTAAGCAGAATTCAGGATATAGTGGTAAGTATCAATACTGTATTACTGGGTggatcaattttattttaatctaaaCATGTACCTGAATCAAGGtttctttatcatcaataaTGATGGGATTTACTACCACTTTTCTCATTGTCCGCTACACTGGTCTTGTTGTCCCCCTCTTGTTAGCCATGAGGAAATACTTCCAGTTATaggaaatatataatatatttcttAACTAACCATTCTCTGTTCTATATGTGCTTACCTGAAAAAGTTGTAGAATTAGCCTCCATTTTTAACAATTCTATGTGCTTTTGAGATGATTTAGACCCAGAATCctttgatatttttctttaacagTATTGGCATATTCATCTACAGAATCATGACTTGTCAGCTTCACAAGTAGTGGATGGAAGTCTTTTTGTGAAATTTATGCCCCAGGTATATGTTTGATTTAATAATTGTTGtgttattgttttaattttatattaggaatgcatttcattttattactttttgggGGTTTCAACTAGCTGATGTTGATTAAACTCTTAATGGTAACCTGGAATGTCCTGGTTCAGTATGGCTTTCAATTTCATTAtgaatttacattttcttttattttacagATTTTAAATGCATTGTTGAAGATTTTAGCAAGCCAACCACCGTTGTCTGTACTGATACAATGGCATACAGGGTGGTTCTTGCGGAAGCTACTGATTTCTCAGATTTCTCAAGGGAAGACGGTGAATGATCTTAACTTTCACCTATTCAATGTAAGAATTTATCTGATCTGGTATACATtatgttaataaaaatttatttttaattgactgcaacttgtaagtttctttgtttttcctgGTTGTGATATTTGAagtactttttcttttgaaactttgatAGAGTGATGGGTTTTCTGAAACTCACCCTGTCTTCATGATTTGCTTAGTTTCTACTCGTATGATTTTCATATTCCTTTAACTCAAGACacttaaaaaatgtaattcatatttacataataattttataagattGCTATATGCTCAACTATGCTTTAGGTGATTAAAAAGcaacatatttataaaatgagtgtagctgaaatgagaatgttaagatggaTAAGTGGAAATATAGGGAAAGATAGGGTTTGAAATGAGAAAATTCGCTTAAAGATAGGGATAGCCCCCTATAtagatgaaaagatgagggagaGTTACTTAagatggtttggtcatgttCAGAAGAGATTGACTAATTCACCAGTAAGAAAGAGCGAGTTGATCCAAGTTGAGGGAACCaaaaaaggtagaggaagaccaaaattagtagaagtaataaaaaaggaCATGGCAATTAAGGGAGTAACAAAGAGTATGACTATAAATAGAGTAGAATGGag
The sequence above is drawn from the Quercus robur chromosome 7, dhQueRobu3.1, whole genome shotgun sequence genome and encodes:
- the LOC126692243 gene encoding protein TRANSPARENT TESTA 9-like isoform X3, giving the protein MWRSLWRSIDRFSLQHFKYVINELRGIKVVHKHNRELVIDLLQSIVEIVTYGDRQDPMIFECFMEYQVLAEFVRVLKIGKNARIEAPLLQYLSIMIQNMDSEHAIYYCLSNDYINSIIEHQYEFDGGDLAPYYVSFLRAVSSKINRDTLCLLVKVHGDAVVSFPLYNEALKFARHGEKMIQTAVRALTLNIYNVSDDMVYQFITTPPVSNYFSDLVCRLKEQCVHLDTLLHSKEETSTRERRNELVLETDKIVDDIYYLKDILSVGEYRLNRLISQNLFSLLVFPTLLPLLQLRQNDGSNISSVTSLYIVSRLLQVVDGKSMVNAVAGVILYPYMTLSVGDAMKGDTVDGVCNASSFLDHLNDMEKRVCSGPESEGAENIKRNNLFGHLAEYLSSNSQLISGLQNDDCVERGGVLAHIFADNNHSLLLASLFLLLILAESKDLDYLLASMIGLSRIQDIVNHDLSASQVVDGSLFVKFMPQILNALLKILASQPPLSVLIQWHTGWFLRKLLISQISQGKTVNDLNFHLFNSRERLRKELDGCWFDYIPDTLRNEWLSCKTALEESSQFKDPFFALEIAVCQQDTDGDATTVSAWQRMVEAVKVFILHLQLKAVIFKGSLLEKPVLNMPNGPTADSGRGHASDTPSASFGSDVSLGSGIPCRIAFSNAGIRDIYLIPVARETTGKLLLTEKHPFRSQRGVVIAIAPLAGLSPKIDNDHPSWLHLRIREFDPKFNTSKARSNHLKMSNHVADGKWTLGFPTAKACEAARLLILEETSKQRSFVESILAPLLQDDYLGNLSDVEDE
- the LOC126692243 gene encoding protein TRANSPARENT TESTA 9-like isoform X2 — protein: MWRSLWRSIDRFSLQHFKYVINELRGIKVVHKHNRELVIDLLQSIVEIVTYGDRQDPMIFECFMEYQVLAEFVRVLKIGKNARIEAPLLQYLSIMIQNMDSEHAIYYCLSNDYINSIIEHQYEFDGGDLAPYYVSFLRAVSSKINRDTLCLLVKVHGDAVVSFPLYNEALKFARHGEKMIQTAYHFDYAVSDDMVYQFITTPPVSNYFSDLVCRLKEQCVHLDTLLHSKEETSTRERRNELVLETDKIVDDIYYLKDILSVGEYRLNRLISQNLFSLLVFPTLLPLLQLRQNDGSNISSVTSLYIVSRLLQVVDGKSMVNAVAGVILYPYMTLSVGDAMKGDTVDGVCNASSFLDHLNDMEKRVCSGPESEGAENIKRNNLFGHLAEYLSSNSQLISGLQNDDCVERGGVLAHIFADNNHSLLLASLFLLLILAESKDLDYLLASMIGLSRIQDIVNHDLSASQVVDGSLFVKFMPQILNALLKILASQPPLSVLIQWHTGWFLRKLLISQISQGKTVNDLNFHLFNTSYEQSRERLRKELDGCWFDYIPDTLRNEWLSCKTALEESSQFKDPFFALEIAVCQQDTDGDATTVSAWQRMVEAVKVFILHLQLKAVIFKGSLLEKPVLNMPNGPTADSGRGHASDTPSASFGSDVSLGSGIPCRIAFSNAGIRDIYLIPVARETTGKLLLTEKHPFRSQRGVVIAIAPLAGLSPKIDNDHPSWLHLRIREFDPKFNTSKARSNHLKMSNHVADGKWTLGFPTAKACEAARLLILEETSKQRSFVESILAPLLQDDYLGNLSDVEDE
- the LOC126692243 gene encoding protein TRANSPARENT TESTA 9-like isoform X1; its protein translation is MWRSLWRSIDRFSLQHFKYVINELRGIKVVHKHNRELVIDLLQSIVEIVTYGDRQDPMIFECFMEYQVLAEFVRVLKIGKNARIEAPLLQYLSIMIQNMDSEHAIYYCLSNDYINSIIEHQYEFDGGDLAPYYVSFLRAVSSKINRDTLCLLVKVHGDAVVSFPLYNEALKFARHGEKMIQTAVRALTLNIYNVSDDMVYQFITTPPVSNYFSDLVCRLKEQCVHLDTLLHSKEETSTRERRNELVLETDKIVDDIYYLKDILSVGEYRLNRLISQNLFSLLVFPTLLPLLQLRQNDGSNISSVTSLYIVSRLLQVVDGKSMVNAVAGVILYPYMTLSVGDAMKGDTVDGVCNASSFLDHLNDMEKRVCSGPESEGAENIKRNNLFGHLAEYLSSNSQLISGLQNDDCVERGGVLAHIFADNNHSLLLASLFLLLILAESKDLDYLLASMIGLSRIQDIVNHDLSASQVVDGSLFVKFMPQILNALLKILASQPPLSVLIQWHTGWFLRKLLISQISQGKTVNDLNFHLFNTSYEQSRERLRKELDGCWFDYIPDTLRNEWLSCKTALEESSQFKDPFFALEIAVCQQDTDGDATTVSAWQRMVEAVKVFILHLQLKAVIFKGSLLEKPVLNMPNGPTADSGRGHASDTPSASFGSDVSLGSGIPCRIAFSNAGIRDIYLIPVARETTGKLLLTEKHPFRSQRGVVIAIAPLAGLSPKIDNDHPSWLHLRIREFDPKFNTSKARSNHLKMSNHVADGKWTLGFPTAKACEAARLLILEETSKQRSFVESILAPLLQDDYLGNLSDVEDE